AACAGCTTTTCGTTATAATTAAACTCATTCAGATCATAGCGAAAATAATGAACCTTATTATCCTGGTCTATCACCTGAATGAATGCATGAGCATCCCATTCTCCAATAGAAACACCCGGAATTACCGATATGGTACGCTCTCCCTTACTATCCGTTAATTTATAGTACCATCCTTCAAAATATCGTTTTCTTTTGTATTTTCCTTGAAAGATTTCCGGATGACATAGCTTATTCAATCGATACAATACCATGTTCTTATCTCACTTTCTTTATATTCCTATAAGGTTAGATTCCGTTATTATTATGATATTAATTACTTTTCCGCCATATTCAATACATCTACAGCAGTAGAATAATCATCAAAAAAATCTCCTCTCATGATTTTTAAAGCAGTCTTTTCTGCATGAATCTCTTCTGCCGTACGAACTCCCCATTTACGTACCAATGATAATGGAGGGCACCATCCCTGTAGTGCATGCTGAACCATAAAGGCTCCGATCGTTCCCGTGATTAAAAAACACAATTTACTTGTCTTTATACCCAAATAGGAGCTAACAAGCATTAGTGCTGCCG
The nucleotide sequence above comes from Variimorphobacter saccharofermentans. Encoded proteins:
- a CDS encoding YgaP family membrane protein, producing MSNMKIKNILPPTSQRVFMRTDPKINAEIRNHTIRTLNIFKNCNETEISERIRMLNQEWDIERVLEASAAALMLVSSYLGIKTSKLCFLITGTIGAFMVQHALQGWCPPLSLVRKWGVRTAEEIHAEKTALKIMRGDFFDDYSTAVDVLNMAEK